One Paenibacillus riograndensis SBR5 DNA segment encodes these proteins:
- a CDS encoding sensor domain-containing diguanylate cyclase encodes MPRLGGAGQRPQKKLSLTLLLIGLVTLVVLLTSTILLTASYHSKKKSLIETTLNLNLANAERMSRTMDSLFRSMRSSMEYSADKLSKLHELSPGQVNDYLELMRKSSTYFNSILLVGADGIVRNTSPATLGMEGKPVMSPWAVEALRLKKPYLSEPYTALSTGRMIVFMSEPVYDPDKHYLGQLGGTIYLQDNNILNMIFGNTNDIDASGSYYYIVSSSGHLLFHPDKERINEDVSSSEVVQELMKGNSGQREAFNIRGVRMLAGYSSVQANGWGIVAVSPVSFIQEELWSQLRITLAYTLIPFVILLLLAVLLSHQLAQPFVMLADLMSRVGKGKAELPELKPHWNREADLLTKAVTIAWSNIQKHTDQLTQAAMTDLLTGLANRRSLELTMNQWIAAQFSFSVIVLDVDKFKFVNDTYGHLAGDEVLKQVADILKMSIRPGDVCCRYGGEEFVVLLPRTKASDAYTVAERIRKTLETSVVSQTVKVTSSQGIAHYPSHGSSLEELLQQADRAMYKAKGLGRNRTVIAEE; translated from the coding sequence ATGCCCAGACTGGGAGGAGCAGGACAAAGACCACAGAAAAAACTCAGTCTTACCCTACTGCTGATCGGTCTGGTCACACTGGTGGTTCTGCTGACTTCGACGATCCTGCTCACCGCTTCATATCATTCAAAAAAAAAGTCGCTCATAGAAACGACCCTGAATTTGAATCTGGCCAATGCCGAACGCATGAGCCGGACAATGGATTCTCTATTCCGTTCCATGCGCAGCAGTATGGAATACAGCGCGGACAAGCTGTCCAAGCTCCATGAGCTGTCACCCGGGCAGGTGAATGATTACCTTGAATTGATGCGCAAGAGCAGCACTTATTTTAATTCAATTCTTCTGGTAGGGGCAGATGGAATCGTCCGCAATACCTCACCGGCAACGCTTGGAATGGAGGGCAAACCGGTTATGTCCCCCTGGGCGGTGGAAGCGCTTCGTCTTAAAAAACCATATCTCTCTGAGCCATACACCGCTCTTTCGACGGGGAGAATGATCGTTTTTATGAGTGAGCCGGTATATGACCCGGATAAACATTATCTCGGGCAGCTGGGCGGCACAATCTACCTGCAGGATAACAATATCCTAAATATGATCTTTGGCAACACGAATGATATTGACGCTTCCGGATCGTATTATTATATTGTCAGCTCCAGCGGGCATCTGCTGTTCCATCCCGACAAAGAACGGATTAACGAAGATGTCAGCAGCAGTGAAGTTGTCCAGGAATTGATGAAAGGCAACAGCGGGCAGAGAGAGGCGTTCAACATAAGAGGGGTCCGGATGCTGGCCGGCTATTCAAGTGTTCAGGCCAATGGATGGGGAATTGTAGCAGTATCCCCTGTGAGCTTCATTCAGGAGGAGCTGTGGAGCCAACTCCGTATTACTCTTGCTTATACGTTGATTCCCTTTGTGATTCTGCTGCTTCTTGCTGTTCTCCTGTCCCATCAATTAGCCCAGCCCTTTGTCATGCTTGCTGATCTGATGAGCAGAGTGGGCAAGGGAAAAGCAGAGCTGCCTGAACTGAAGCCGCACTGGAACCGGGAGGCGGACCTGTTGACCAAAGCGGTCACCATAGCCTGGAGTAATATCCAGAAGCATACAGACCAGCTCACCCAGGCAGCGATGACGGATCTTTTGACAGGCCTGGCCAACCGCAGATCCCTTGAGCTTACCATGAATCAGTGGATTGCCGCGCAGTTTTCGTTTTCTGTGATTGTGCTTGATGTCGATAAATTCAAATTTGTGAATGACACCTACGGCCACCTGGCAGGAGATGAGGTTCTGAAGCAGGTTGCAGATATATTGAAAATGAGCATACGTCCGGGGGATGTCTGCTGCCGTTATGGCGGAGAGGAATTCGTTGTGCTTCTTCCGCGAACCAAGGCTTCGGATGCTTATACCGTGGCGGAACGAATCCGCAAAACGCTGGAAACCTCTGTAGTTTCACAGACGGTAAAAGTGACCTCCTCCCAGGGAATCGCCCATTATCCGAGCCACGGCAGTTCTCTGGAGGAACTGCTGCAGCAGGCGGACCGTGCAATGTATAAGGCCAAAGGCCTGGGCAGGAACCGGACGGTTATAGCTGAGGAGTGA
- a CDS encoding SDR family NAD(P)-dependent oxidoreductase, whose protein sequence is MIVTGSAGAIGRAIAEVLLREGAEVLINGRSEDKVNAVVQD, encoded by the coding sequence TTGATCGTTACAGGATCAGCAGGCGCAATCGGCAGGGCAATTGCTGAGGTTCTGCTGCGTGAAGGCGCAGAGGTGCTGATTAACGGGCGTTCGGAAGACAAGGTTAACGCGGTGGTCCAGGATTGA
- a CDS encoding alpha/beta hydrolase: MKWIRNKTLPTLAIFMAFLVLLTALPFGGAAAEASALKSKPAPSGALTFVLVHGAWVDASFWDGIAAELRKMGHTVYTPEYAGHGADPDKNVTHEQETQSVVDFIKQKDLHHIILLAHSFGGTVIQKTAEQVPDRLKRLVFFDAFAPLDGQSAADQFPPPAAELFLGLSKASGNNTIMLPFDLFRDTFVNTATLEQAKLLYKKVIPEPAGPLFQKLDLKKFYSLKTPKSYLYLTEDIAMPELPSYGWHPVQSGHLGVYRFIEGTGDHMAAPHYAPKEIADKIVQASRD; this comes from the coding sequence ATGAAATGGATCAGAAACAAAACCTTGCCAACGCTCGCCATTTTCATGGCATTTCTTGTTCTTTTGACGGCACTGCCTTTTGGTGGAGCCGCAGCCGAAGCATCAGCATTAAAAAGCAAACCCGCACCTTCCGGAGCATTAACTTTTGTCCTCGTACACGGGGCCTGGGTGGATGCAAGCTTTTGGGATGGCATTGCGGCTGAGCTGCGGAAAATGGGACATACCGTCTACACGCCGGAGTATGCCGGGCATGGAGCGGATCCGGACAAAAATGTTACACACGAGCAGGAGACACAGTCTGTCGTTGATTTTATTAAGCAGAAGGATCTCCATCATATTATTTTGCTTGCACACAGCTTCGGAGGCACAGTCATCCAAAAAACAGCCGAACAAGTGCCCGACCGGTTGAAGCGGCTGGTGTTTTTTGATGCCTTCGCCCCGCTGGACGGACAGAGCGCAGCCGATCAATTTCCCCCTCCGGCAGCAGAGCTGTTCCTGGGACTCAGCAAGGCCTCGGGCAACAACACCATCATGCTTCCCTTTGACCTGTTCCGTGACACCTTCGTCAATACAGCTACATTGGAGCAGGCAAAGTTGCTCTATAAAAAGGTGATACCTGAACCGGCAGGCCCTCTGTTTCAGAAGCTGGACCTTAAGAAGTTCTACAGCCTGAAAACACCAAAAAGCTATCTGTATCTGACCGAGGATATCGCGATGCCCGAGCTCCCGTCCTATGGCTGGCATCCGGTTCAATCCGGCCATTTAGGAGTATACCGTTTCATTGAAGGCACCGGGGATCATATGGCCGCTCCCCATTATGCGCCCAAGGAGATTGCCGATAAAATCGTTCAGGCCAGCCGGGACTAA
- a CDS encoding HAD family hydrolase — MNPYQVISLDMFQTLVNIEGRRNHIWRPILQQDFSEARALELGQALLTHYFAQAAAIRDAGSFCTSQEIYRRGFEKVFQEHLLSFDCHEAVDILFAEHRLSGLYADTVPFLQKISEAYQICIVSDTDTLMLPDFYKEYPIKLFTSEDYGSYKNDGRNRMFTEVIAYYGVQPEEILHIGDSASDVLGAARAGIRSCWINRTGSSWKHTVQPDYTVSNLEELYPILEPGAPAEPA; from the coding sequence GTGAACCCTTACCAAGTGATCAGCCTGGACATGTTCCAGACCCTGGTGAACATTGAAGGCCGGAGGAACCACATCTGGAGGCCGATTCTGCAGCAGGATTTTAGCGAAGCGCGGGCTTTGGAGCTGGGTCAGGCCCTGTTAACGCATTATTTTGCACAGGCGGCAGCCATTCGGGATGCCGGGAGCTTTTGCACCAGTCAGGAAATATACCGCAGGGGCTTTGAGAAGGTGTTCCAGGAGCATCTGCTGAGCTTTGATTGCCATGAAGCTGTAGATATTCTCTTTGCCGAGCACCGGCTGTCCGGCCTCTATGCAGATACCGTGCCTTTCCTGCAGAAGATCTCTGAAGCGTATCAGATCTGCATTGTCAGCGACACGGATACCCTGATGCTGCCGGATTTCTATAAGGAGTATCCCATCAAGCTGTTTACTTCAGAAGATTACGGCTCCTACAAAAATGACGGACGGAACCGGATGTTCACTGAGGTTATCGCGTACTACGGCGTGCAGCCGGAGGAAATACTTCATATTGGAGACTCTGCCTCGGATGTGCTGGGAGCGGCAAGAGCGGGAATCCGCAGCTGCTGGATCAACCGGACCGGATCAAGCTGGAAGCATACTGTGCAGCCGGATTATACAGTAAGCAATCTGGAAGAGCTTTATCCCATTCTTGAGCCGGGTGCTCCTGCAGAGCCTGCTTGA